A genomic region of Cotesia glomerata isolate CgM1 linkage group LG9, MPM_Cglom_v2.3, whole genome shotgun sequence contains the following coding sequences:
- the LOC123271410 gene encoding tyrosine-protein phosphatase 69D-like isoform X3: protein MLRSCESMASLSLILLSCYILRIVAGNELNETTTKITEVETQNVNVPFASMEIEASQQLDGIEADSTPHFICKLSEPSHIWWTFSDKNVTTINESDYRARFDLKKASRKDSGNYSCRAKTYGGEFLEKTISIRVIEPGKTEPTQDIWVNATAPVILKCNFHGFPLRNFSWIKGNNSESIEDLREQTHVIKVNETYYVSMLNFTRVYRNDNGTYSCLSHDFNNLVIGLRNLFVVDVPQVNIDFIKAVGADKIYLNWTVNDGNKPILHYNVKFRKNGTSDIVYYRERISGIHKSYVLKGFEKSTAYQISIEATNEIGDSQVYTDQRLITTLNEDPVFVPTGIVKGITGGSITLGWTPPPPGLKEHVHYYNLMIIHGNEKKEAVHHAQSEFKEHAFTDLTPATTYQFKIAACSYYTQQCGNWSAEINGTTMDGVCSAPQNFTVNCHFDNISRSSSVSVTWSPPEILNGVITRYQLDLSGISHYRNDRSQSKTDRWGPVSHSTRENDYNWEFRSVPANTNYTVRIYGVTRVRSPGKEAVGNCSMPGTIPDREDLNARSWRKIANDGRHLFKINLPRISERNGPICCYRIFLVKLAPYKTWADLPPPEELDVHSYHYAHLSPAGGAYVAEMFDSDHLIPEIFLGDGHTNYNGSSACNHCIGLRPKPSPSLRLVPEVPILINITSLPTTSTTTTTSTTTTTTTTTSTTTTAAPKVETTTIPQATLIPNADSNVNTITNQLESLTTIEATRKRRDNSIGDNMLIENTSDSGQFVPIDGFLDEHSNYTAFIEVTVYGSQEGQVIPAYSGYLNTLFGGLEPRAMVSEQGGTLGVILQVSVALILIVIILLVALCALHRYTKRAEQNGEENINLRNSIRHLCRSLRGRHQLVAASPPDMPPIPKNELLQAYVERHRDSDYGFQHEFELLPDRFTDRTTRGSEARENLYKNRYPDIKSYDQTRVRLSLIDGIIGSDYINANFVLGYKERKKFICAQGPMDNTVCDYWRMIWEQHLELILMLTNLEEYSKTKCAKYWPDKDETKNFGDITVEHVRQRTFSDYVVRELKMTKVGERDSRTIVQYHFLVWKDFMAPEHPHAILKFIKRINEAYSLEKGPILVHCSAGVGRTGTLVALDSLLQQLADEGQVSIFNTVCDLRHQRNFLVQSLKQYIFIYRSLMEMATYGDTEVPLGQLKATVEKLRQRENGKDKTRLEEEYEDLVTQSQKISAVLEERKSFSVGSGDENRIKNRSELVIPYDRNRVILTPIPGREHSTYINASFIEGYDNFESFIITQDPLESTIADFWRMISEQCISTIVMLSDLNEGSRKCPRYWPEDEAVYDHIRVSYIQSESCPYYTRRELCVANTKTDETAVVTQYQYHGWPTVEGEVPEVTRGLIELVDQTSSTDVESKVPIVVHCSFGSDRSSMFVVLSILVQQLKTEKRVDVFTTTKKLRSQRHGMISSSAQYDFLHRAIMNYADLHNLTEDESNS, encoded by the exons ATGTTACGGAGCTGTGAGTCGATGGCGAGTCTTTCCCTGATTTTATTATCGTGTTATATTCTCAGGATTGTTGCTGGCAATGAGCTCAACGAaacaa cgACTAAGATAACAGAAGTGGAGACACAAAATGTTAATGTTCCATTTGCTAGTATGGAAATAGAAGCATCACAACAATTGGATGGTATTGAAGCTGATAGTACACCTCATTTTATATGTAAGCTTAGTGAACCTAGTCATATCTGGTGGACATTTAGTGATAAAAATGTCACGACGATTAATGAATCCGACTACAGGGCGAGGTTTGATTTGAAAAAAGCTAGTAGGAAGGATTCGGGTAATTATAGTTGCAGAGCCAAGACTTATGGTGgtgaatttttagaaaaaactaTTTCCATACGGGTtatag aaccTGGTAAAACAGAGCCAACTCAAGACATTTGGGTGAATGCAACAGCGCCAGTAATCCTAAAATGTAACTTCCACGGTTTCCCTCTCCGTAATTTCTCTTGGATAAAAGGAAACAACTCGGAAAGCATAGAAGACTTACGAGAGCAAACTCACGTGATAAAAGTCAACGAAACATATTACGTATCAATGTTAAATTTCACTCGAGTATACAGAAATGACAATGGAACATACTCGTGTTTATCCCACGATTTTAATAACTTAGTAATAGGCCTGAGGAATCTTTTTGTTGTTGACGTTCCTCAGGTAAACATTGACTTTATAAAAGCAGTTGGTGCTGATAAAATCTACCTTAATTGGACAGTTAACGACGGTAATAAACCGATATTACATTACAATGTTAAGTTTAGAAAAAATGGTACAAGTGATATTGTATATTATCGCGAAAGAATAAGCGGAATTCACAAAAGTTATGTACTTAAAGGTTTTGAAAAATCCACGGCTTACCAAATAAGTATTGAAGCTACCAATGAAATCGGAGACTCTCAAGTATATACCGATCAAAGATTAATAACAACCTTGAATGAAGATCCGGTATTTGTACCAACGGGAATTGTTAAAGGTATTACCGGTGGGTCTATAACACTCGGCTGGACTCCACCGCCTCCGGGATTAAAAGAGCACGTGCATTATTACAATCTAATGATTATTCAcggtaatgaaaaaaaagaagcTGTACATCACGCGCAATCTGAATTTAAAGAGCACGCATTTACAGATTTAACACCAGCAACTACTTATCAATTTAAGATTGCTGCCTGCAGTTATTACACCCAACAGTGCGGCAATTGGAGCGCTGAAATAAATGGGACAACTATGGACGGAGTTTGTAGCGCGCCTCAAAATTTTACTGTCAATTGTCACTTTGACAACATTAGCCGGTCAAGTTCTGTCTCAGTAACTTGGAGCCCTCCCGAAATTTTAAACGGAGTAATTACTCGTTATCAATTAGACTTATCGGGAATTTCTCACTACCGCAACGATCGATCCCAAAGCAAAACTGATCGTTGGGGACCCGTGAGCCACAGCACCCGAGAAAATGATTACAATTGGGAGTTTAGGAGCGTACCTGCTAATACTAATTACACTGTACGTATTTATGGTGTGACTAGAGTTAGATCTCCCGGAAAAGAAGCTGTAGGAAATTGCAGCATGCCAGGAACTATTCCGGATCGTGAAGATTTAAATGCAAGGAGTTGGAGAAAAATTGCTAATGATGGaagacatttatttaaaattaatctccCCAGAATATCGGAACGCAATGGTCCCATTTGTTGCTATcggatttttttagttaaattagcGCCTTATAAAACTTGGGCTGATCTTCCTCCTCCGGAGGAATTAGATGTTCATTCTTATCATTACGCTCATTTATCTCCGGCCGGTGGAGCTTATGTTGCTGAAATGTTTGACAGTGATCATTTAATTCCAGAGATTTTTCTTGGCGATGGTCATACTAATTATAATGGGAGCTCTGCTTGCAATCATTGTATTGGGTTACGGCCCAAGCCCTCGCCGTCTTTAAGGCTTGTTCCTGAAGTTCCAATTCTTATTAATATAACTAGTTTGCCTACTACAagtactactactactactagtactactactactactactactactactagtACTACTACTACTG CTGCGCCAAAAGTTGAAACAACAACGATACCTCAGGCTACACTGATCCCCAATGCGGACTCCAATGTAAATACTATTACAAATCAATTAGAAAGTTTAACTACTATTGAAGCTACGAGAAAAAGGCGAGATAATTCCATTGGTGATAATATGCTCATTGAAAATACTTCGGATTCTGGACAATTTGTTCCGATAGACGGATTCTTAGATGAGCATTCTAATTATACGGCGTTCATTGAAGTGACAG tatacGGAAGCCAAGAAGGCCAAGTAATACCCGCATACAGTGGCTATTTGAACACACTATTCGGAGGACTGGAGCCTCGCGCAATGGTCAGTGAACAAGGAGGAACTCTTGGAGTGATACTCCAAGTCTCAGTtgccttaatattaattgtgatAATTCTGCTAGTGGCACTGTGCGCTCTGCACAGGTACACCAAACGCGCCGAGCAAAATGGCGAAGAGAACATTAATTTAAGGAACAGCATCAG GCATCTCTGCAGGAGCTTAAGAGGAAGACATCAACTTGTAGCAGCTAGTCCTCCGGACATGCCTCCGATTCCTAAAAATGAGCTGCTTCAGGCTTACGTGGAGCGTCATCGCGATTCTGACTACGGTTTTCAGCACGAGTTTGAATTATTGCCAGACAGATTTACCGATCGCACTACCCGTGGGTCCGAAGCGCGAGAAAATCTCTACAAAAATCGGTACCCTGACATCAAATCTTACGACCAAACTCGAGTAAGATTGTCACTTATAGACGGAATCATTGGCTCGGATTATATAAATGCAAACTTTGTGCTTGGTTATAAAGAAaggaagaaatttatttgcgCTCAAGGACCGATGGATAATACAGTTTGCGACTACTGGAGAATGATTTGGGAGCAGCAtcttgaattaatattaatgttgaCAAATCTTGAGGAATATTCTAAAACAAAGTGTGCTAAATATTGGCCAGACAAAGAtgagactaaaaattttggtgATATTACTGTTGAGCATGTAAGACAAAGAACATTTTCTGATTACGTTGTTCGGgaattaaaaatgactaaaGTTGGAGAACGTGATTCTAGAACAATTGTTCAGTATcactttttagtttggaaGGATTTTATGGCTCCAGAACATCCTCATGCAAtccttaaatttataaaacgaaTTAACGAAGCGTATTCTTTGGAGAAGGGACCGATTTTGGTACACTGTAGCGCGGGTGTTGGTAGAACTGGTACACTGGTAGCTCTAGACTCTTTACTACAACAATTAGCTGATGAAGGACAAGTTTCTATATTCAATACTGTTTGTGATCTACGGCATCAACGGAATTTCTTGGTACAGTCTTTAAagcaatatatatttatttatcgttcTCTGATGGAGATGGCGACTTATGGAGACACTGAAGTTCCTCTAGGACAATTAAAAGCTACGGTAGAGAAATTGAGACAGAGGGAAAATGGAAAAGATAAGACTCGTTTGGAAGAAGAGTATgaa gATCTTGTAACACAGTCACAAAAAATAAGCGCTGTTTTAGAGGAGCGTAAATCATTTTCAGTCGGTAGCGGTGATGagaatagaattaaaaatagaagcGAATTGGTTATCCCCTATGACCGCAACCGCGTTATATTGACTCCCATACCGGGTCGTGAACACTCGACATATATTAACGCATCGTTTATAGAGGGATATGATAATTTTGAATCGTTTATCATTACACAAGATCCGCTTGAATCAACAATTGCTGACTTTTGGAGAATGATTTCGGAACAGTGTATTTCGACAATTGTTATGTTGTCTGat ttGAATGAAGGATCACGGAAATGTCCAAGATATTGGCCAGAAGATGAAGCTGTTTATGACCATATCAGAGTGTCTTATATTCAAAGTGAAAGTTGTCCATATTACACCCGGCGTGAGCTTTGTGTAGCAAATACAAAGACCGATGAAACCGCAGTAGTAACGCAATATCAGTATCACGGTTGGCCAACGGTTGAAGGTGAAGTGCCGGAAGTAACTCGTGGACTTATTGAGCTTGTTGATCAAACAAGCTCCACAGATGTTGAATCAAAAGTTCCTATTGTCGTCCATTGTAGCTTTGGCTCGGATAGAAGTTCGATGTTTGTTGTTCTCAGTATATTAGTACAACAGTTGAAAACTGAAAAACGTGTCGACGTTTTCACGACAACGAAAAAGCTCAGGTCACAGAGACATGGCATGATTAGTAGCTCC GCGCAGTATGATTTCCTCCACAGagcaattatgaattatgcaGACCTACATAATTTAACAGAAGACGAGTCTAATTCATAA
- the LOC123271410 gene encoding tyrosine-protein phosphatase 69D-like isoform X2, translated as MLRSCESMASLSLILLSCYILRIVAGNELNETTTKITEVETQNVNVPFASMEIEASQQLDGIEADSTPHFICKLSEPSHIWWTFSDKNVTTINESDYRARFDLKKASRKDSGNYSCRAKTYGGEFLEKTISIRVIEPGKTEPTQDIWVNATAPVILKCNFHGFPLRNFSWIKGNNSESIEDLREQTHVIKVNETYYVSMLNFTRVYRNDNGTYSCLSHDFNNLVIGLRNLFVVDVPQVNIDFIKAVGADKIYLNWTVNDGNKPILHYNVKFRKNGTSDIVYYRERISGIHKSYVLKGFEKSTAYQISIEATNEIGDSQVYTDQRLITTLNEDPVFVPTGIVKGITGGSITLGWTPPPPGLKEHVHYYNLMIIHGNEKKEAVHHAQSEFKEHAFTDLTPATTYQFKIAACSYYTQQCGNWSAEINGTTMDGVCSAPQNFTVNCHFDNISRSSSVSVTWSPPEILNGVITRYQLDLSGISHYRNDRSQSKTDRWGPVSHSTRENDYNWEFRSVPANTNYTVRIYGVTRVRSPGKEAVGNCSMPGTIPDREDLNARSWRKIANDGRHLFKINLPRISERNGPICCYRIFLVKLAPYKTWADLPPPEELDVHSYHYAHLSPAGGAYVAEMFDSDHLIPEIFLGDGHTNYNGSSACNHCIGLRPKPSPSLRLVPEVPILINITSLPTTSTTTTTSTTTTTTTTTSTTTTEVPILTSTVSTTIVTTSTPVITTTTASPTTTVAITAPKVETTTIPQATLIPNADSNVNTITNQLESLTTIEATRKRRDNSIGDNMLIENTSDSGQFVPIDGFLDEHSNYTAFIEVTVYGSQEGQVIPAYSGYLNTLFGGLEPRAMVSEQGGTLGVILQVSVALILIVIILLVALCALHRYTKRAEQNGEENINLRNSIRSLRGRHQLVAASPPDMPPIPKNELLQAYVERHRDSDYGFQHEFELLPDRFTDRTTRGSEARENLYKNRYPDIKSYDQTRVRLSLIDGIIGSDYINANFVLGYKERKKFICAQGPMDNTVCDYWRMIWEQHLELILMLTNLEEYSKTKCAKYWPDKDETKNFGDITVEHVRQRTFSDYVVRELKMTKVGERDSRTIVQYHFLVWKDFMAPEHPHAILKFIKRINEAYSLEKGPILVHCSAGVGRTGTLVALDSLLQQLADEGQVSIFNTVCDLRHQRNFLVQSLKQYIFIYRSLMEMATYGDTEVPLGQLKATVEKLRQRENGKDKTRLEEEYEDLVTQSQKISAVLEERKSFSVGSGDENRIKNRSELVIPYDRNRVILTPIPGREHSTYINASFIEGYDNFESFIITQDPLESTIADFWRMISEQCISTIVMLSDLNEGSRKCPRYWPEDEAVYDHIRVSYIQSESCPYYTRRELCVANTKTDETAVVTQYQYHGWPTVEGEVPEVTRGLIELVDQTSSTDVESKVPIVVHCSFGSDRSSMFVVLSILVQQLKTEKRVDVFTTTKKLRSQRHGMISSSAQYDFLHRAIMNYADLHNLTEDESNS; from the exons ATGTTACGGAGCTGTGAGTCGATGGCGAGTCTTTCCCTGATTTTATTATCGTGTTATATTCTCAGGATTGTTGCTGGCAATGAGCTCAACGAaacaa cgACTAAGATAACAGAAGTGGAGACACAAAATGTTAATGTTCCATTTGCTAGTATGGAAATAGAAGCATCACAACAATTGGATGGTATTGAAGCTGATAGTACACCTCATTTTATATGTAAGCTTAGTGAACCTAGTCATATCTGGTGGACATTTAGTGATAAAAATGTCACGACGATTAATGAATCCGACTACAGGGCGAGGTTTGATTTGAAAAAAGCTAGTAGGAAGGATTCGGGTAATTATAGTTGCAGAGCCAAGACTTATGGTGgtgaatttttagaaaaaactaTTTCCATACGGGTtatag aaccTGGTAAAACAGAGCCAACTCAAGACATTTGGGTGAATGCAACAGCGCCAGTAATCCTAAAATGTAACTTCCACGGTTTCCCTCTCCGTAATTTCTCTTGGATAAAAGGAAACAACTCGGAAAGCATAGAAGACTTACGAGAGCAAACTCACGTGATAAAAGTCAACGAAACATATTACGTATCAATGTTAAATTTCACTCGAGTATACAGAAATGACAATGGAACATACTCGTGTTTATCCCACGATTTTAATAACTTAGTAATAGGCCTGAGGAATCTTTTTGTTGTTGACGTTCCTCAGGTAAACATTGACTTTATAAAAGCAGTTGGTGCTGATAAAATCTACCTTAATTGGACAGTTAACGACGGTAATAAACCGATATTACATTACAATGTTAAGTTTAGAAAAAATGGTACAAGTGATATTGTATATTATCGCGAAAGAATAAGCGGAATTCACAAAAGTTATGTACTTAAAGGTTTTGAAAAATCCACGGCTTACCAAATAAGTATTGAAGCTACCAATGAAATCGGAGACTCTCAAGTATATACCGATCAAAGATTAATAACAACCTTGAATGAAGATCCGGTATTTGTACCAACGGGAATTGTTAAAGGTATTACCGGTGGGTCTATAACACTCGGCTGGACTCCACCGCCTCCGGGATTAAAAGAGCACGTGCATTATTACAATCTAATGATTATTCAcggtaatgaaaaaaaagaagcTGTACATCACGCGCAATCTGAATTTAAAGAGCACGCATTTACAGATTTAACACCAGCAACTACTTATCAATTTAAGATTGCTGCCTGCAGTTATTACACCCAACAGTGCGGCAATTGGAGCGCTGAAATAAATGGGACAACTATGGACGGAGTTTGTAGCGCGCCTCAAAATTTTACTGTCAATTGTCACTTTGACAACATTAGCCGGTCAAGTTCTGTCTCAGTAACTTGGAGCCCTCCCGAAATTTTAAACGGAGTAATTACTCGTTATCAATTAGACTTATCGGGAATTTCTCACTACCGCAACGATCGATCCCAAAGCAAAACTGATCGTTGGGGACCCGTGAGCCACAGCACCCGAGAAAATGATTACAATTGGGAGTTTAGGAGCGTACCTGCTAATACTAATTACACTGTACGTATTTATGGTGTGACTAGAGTTAGATCTCCCGGAAAAGAAGCTGTAGGAAATTGCAGCATGCCAGGAACTATTCCGGATCGTGAAGATTTAAATGCAAGGAGTTGGAGAAAAATTGCTAATGATGGaagacatttatttaaaattaatctccCCAGAATATCGGAACGCAATGGTCCCATTTGTTGCTATcggatttttttagttaaattagcGCCTTATAAAACTTGGGCTGATCTTCCTCCTCCGGAGGAATTAGATGTTCATTCTTATCATTACGCTCATTTATCTCCGGCCGGTGGAGCTTATGTTGCTGAAATGTTTGACAGTGATCATTTAATTCCAGAGATTTTTCTTGGCGATGGTCATACTAATTATAATGGGAGCTCTGCTTGCAATCATTGTATTGGGTTACGGCCCAAGCCCTCGCCGTCTTTAAGGCTTGTTCCTGAAGTTCCAATTCTTATTAATATAACTAGTTTGCCTACTACAagtactactactactactagtactactactactactactactactactagtACTACTACTACTGAAGTTCCAATATTGACTTCAACTGTGAGTACGACTATTGTTACAACTTCAACTCCGGTAATAACTACGACTACTGCTTCACCTACTACTACTGTTGCTATTACTGCGCCAAAAGTTGAAACAACAACGATACCTCAGGCTACACTGATCCCCAATGCGGACTCCAATGTAAATACTATTACAAATCAATTAGAAAGTTTAACTACTATTGAAGCTACGAGAAAAAGGCGAGATAATTCCATTGGTGATAATATGCTCATTGAAAATACTTCGGATTCTGGACAATTTGTTCCGATAGACGGATTCTTAGATGAGCATTCTAATTATACGGCGTTCATTGAAGTGACAG tatacGGAAGCCAAGAAGGCCAAGTAATACCCGCATACAGTGGCTATTTGAACACACTATTCGGAGGACTGGAGCCTCGCGCAATGGTCAGTGAACAAGGAGGAACTCTTGGAGTGATACTCCAAGTCTCAGTtgccttaatattaattgtgatAATTCTGCTAGTGGCACTGTGCGCTCTGCACAGGTACACCAAACGCGCCGAGCAAAATGGCGAAGAGAACATTAATTTAAGGAACAGCATCAG GAGCTTAAGAGGAAGACATCAACTTGTAGCAGCTAGTCCTCCGGACATGCCTCCGATTCCTAAAAATGAGCTGCTTCAGGCTTACGTGGAGCGTCATCGCGATTCTGACTACGGTTTTCAGCACGAGTTTGAATTATTGCCAGACAGATTTACCGATCGCACTACCCGTGGGTCCGAAGCGCGAGAAAATCTCTACAAAAATCGGTACCCTGACATCAAATCTTACGACCAAACTCGAGTAAGATTGTCACTTATAGACGGAATCATTGGCTCGGATTATATAAATGCAAACTTTGTGCTTGGTTATAAAGAAaggaagaaatttatttgcgCTCAAGGACCGATGGATAATACAGTTTGCGACTACTGGAGAATGATTTGGGAGCAGCAtcttgaattaatattaatgttgaCAAATCTTGAGGAATATTCTAAAACAAAGTGTGCTAAATATTGGCCAGACAAAGAtgagactaaaaattttggtgATATTACTGTTGAGCATGTAAGACAAAGAACATTTTCTGATTACGTTGTTCGGgaattaaaaatgactaaaGTTGGAGAACGTGATTCTAGAACAATTGTTCAGTATcactttttagtttggaaGGATTTTATGGCTCCAGAACATCCTCATGCAAtccttaaatttataaaacgaaTTAACGAAGCGTATTCTTTGGAGAAGGGACCGATTTTGGTACACTGTAGCGCGGGTGTTGGTAGAACTGGTACACTGGTAGCTCTAGACTCTTTACTACAACAATTAGCTGATGAAGGACAAGTTTCTATATTCAATACTGTTTGTGATCTACGGCATCAACGGAATTTCTTGGTACAGTCTTTAAagcaatatatatttatttatcgttcTCTGATGGAGATGGCGACTTATGGAGACACTGAAGTTCCTCTAGGACAATTAAAAGCTACGGTAGAGAAATTGAGACAGAGGGAAAATGGAAAAGATAAGACTCGTTTGGAAGAAGAGTATgaa gATCTTGTAACACAGTCACAAAAAATAAGCGCTGTTTTAGAGGAGCGTAAATCATTTTCAGTCGGTAGCGGTGATGagaatagaattaaaaatagaagcGAATTGGTTATCCCCTATGACCGCAACCGCGTTATATTGACTCCCATACCGGGTCGTGAACACTCGACATATATTAACGCATCGTTTATAGAGGGATATGATAATTTTGAATCGTTTATCATTACACAAGATCCGCTTGAATCAACAATTGCTGACTTTTGGAGAATGATTTCGGAACAGTGTATTTCGACAATTGTTATGTTGTCTGat ttGAATGAAGGATCACGGAAATGTCCAAGATATTGGCCAGAAGATGAAGCTGTTTATGACCATATCAGAGTGTCTTATATTCAAAGTGAAAGTTGTCCATATTACACCCGGCGTGAGCTTTGTGTAGCAAATACAAAGACCGATGAAACCGCAGTAGTAACGCAATATCAGTATCACGGTTGGCCAACGGTTGAAGGTGAAGTGCCGGAAGTAACTCGTGGACTTATTGAGCTTGTTGATCAAACAAGCTCCACAGATGTTGAATCAAAAGTTCCTATTGTCGTCCATTGTAGCTTTGGCTCGGATAGAAGTTCGATGTTTGTTGTTCTCAGTATATTAGTACAACAGTTGAAAACTGAAAAACGTGTCGACGTTTTCACGACAACGAAAAAGCTCAGGTCACAGAGACATGGCATGATTAGTAGCTCC GCGCAGTATGATTTCCTCCACAGagcaattatgaattatgcaGACCTACATAATTTAACAGAAGACGAGTCTAATTCATAA